A single Rubrivivax gelatinosus IL144 DNA region contains:
- a CDS encoding peptidoglycan D,D-transpeptidase FtsI family protein: MSSRRKSGGASVRSVNYATSPLLASKTPPWRSRFVVAMVAASFALLLGRAVWVQVVGNDFYQKQGEKRYAHTLSLQASRGRVLDRNGLVLASSVPSPSIWAIPKDLQADAGERRALARVLGITPTELDTRLSGNPNFVWLRRQADDATWDAVKAMGLKGVYQVREYKRSYPEGESAAHVVGFTNVEEHGQEGIELRFDKELQGRDGLRAVVRDRLGRVVEDIGDQTAALDGRDVTLAIDSKVQFFAYQRIRDMVTQQAAKAGSVVVLDAQTGEVLALANYPSYDPGQRRNLSGAQLRNRALTDTFEPGSTMKPFVACLAMETGRVTPSTVIDTAPGSITITGSTIRDSHPHGALTVAQVIQKSSNVGTVKMAMQMQPREMWEVFSGIGIGQRPQIDFPGAVSGRLRPYKTWRPIEQATMSYGYGLSASLLQIARAYTVFARDGDIAPVSILRQDGPVAGVPIFKPETAQTMRAMLSLVTQPGGTAPKAAAIGYSTGGKSGTARKQEGKGYSNKYRAWFVGIAPISAPRIVVAVMVDEPGKGVFYGGDIAGPVFSQVVQNTLRMMGVPPDIPVQAQIVAPVAAEPESF; encoded by the coding sequence ATGAGCAGTCGGCGCAAGTCCGGCGGCGCCAGCGTGCGCAGCGTGAACTACGCCACCAGCCCGCTGCTGGCGAGCAAGACGCCGCCCTGGCGCTCGCGTTTCGTCGTCGCGATGGTCGCCGCCTCGTTCGCGCTGCTGCTCGGCCGCGCCGTCTGGGTGCAGGTCGTCGGCAACGATTTCTATCAGAAGCAGGGCGAGAAGCGCTACGCGCACACGCTGTCGCTGCAGGCCAGCCGCGGCCGCGTGCTCGACCGCAACGGCCTGGTGCTGGCGTCGAGCGTGCCGTCGCCGTCGATCTGGGCGATCCCCAAGGACCTGCAGGCCGACGCCGGCGAGCGCCGGGCGCTGGCGCGCGTGCTGGGCATCACGCCGACCGAGCTCGACACGCGGCTGTCGGGCAACCCGAACTTCGTCTGGCTGCGCCGCCAGGCCGACGACGCCACCTGGGACGCCGTCAAGGCGATGGGCCTGAAGGGCGTCTACCAGGTGCGCGAGTACAAGCGCAGCTACCCCGAGGGCGAATCGGCGGCGCACGTCGTCGGCTTCACCAACGTCGAGGAGCACGGCCAGGAAGGCATCGAGCTGCGTTTCGACAAGGAGCTGCAGGGCCGCGACGGCCTGCGCGCCGTGGTGCGCGACCGCCTGGGCCGCGTCGTCGAGGACATCGGCGACCAGACCGCCGCGCTCGACGGCCGCGACGTCACGCTGGCGATCGATTCCAAGGTCCAGTTCTTCGCCTACCAGCGCATCCGCGACATGGTCACGCAGCAGGCCGCCAAGGCCGGCAGCGTCGTCGTGCTGGACGCCCAGACCGGCGAGGTGCTGGCGCTGGCCAACTATCCCAGCTACGACCCCGGGCAGCGCCGCAACCTGAGCGGCGCACAGCTGCGCAACCGCGCGCTGACCGACACCTTCGAGCCCGGCTCGACGATGAAGCCCTTCGTCGCCTGCCTGGCGATGGAGACCGGCCGCGTGACGCCGTCGACGGTCATCGACACCGCGCCCGGCAGCATCACGATCACCGGCTCGACGATCCGCGACTCGCACCCGCACGGCGCGCTGACCGTCGCCCAGGTGATCCAGAAGTCGAGCAACGTCGGCACCGTCAAGATGGCGATGCAGATGCAGCCGCGCGAGATGTGGGAGGTGTTCTCCGGCATCGGCATCGGCCAGCGGCCGCAGATCGACTTCCCCGGCGCCGTCTCCGGCCGGCTGCGCCCGTACAAGACCTGGCGCCCGATCGAGCAGGCGACGATGAGCTACGGCTACGGCCTGTCCGCGAGCCTGCTGCAGATCGCGCGCGCCTACACGGTGTTCGCCCGTGACGGCGACATCGCGCCTGTCTCCATCCTGCGCCAGGACGGCCCGGTCGCCGGCGTGCCGATCTTCAAGCCCGAGACCGCGCAGACGATGCGCGCGATGCTGAGCCTGGTGACCCAGCCCGGCGGCACGGCCCCGAAGGCCGCCGCGATCGGCTACTCCACGGGCGGCAAGTCCGGGACTGCGCGCAAGCAGGAAGGCAAGGGCTACAGCAACAAATATCGCGCCTGGTTCGTCGGCATCGCGCCGATCTCCGCGCCGCGCATCGTCGTGGCGGTCATGGTCGACGAACCGGGAAAGGGCGTGTTCTACGGCGGCGACATCGCCGGGCCGGTATTCAGCCAGGTCGTGCAGAACACGCTGCGCATGATGGGCGTGCCGCCGGACATCCCGGTCCAGGCGCAGATCGTCGCTCCGGTCGCCGCCGAGCCAGAAAGCTTCTGA
- a CDS encoding UDP-N-acetylmuramoyl-tripeptide--D-alanyl-D-alanine ligase, which translates to MRLTLAQALPFVPGATLVGDGATKFSRVHSDTRTLRAGDLFVALRGERFDGHDFLASAREAGAVAAIAEHGLSDSMPGLLVPDALRALQQLAAGWRARFLLPLVAVTGSNGKTTVTQMVAAILRAAHGDAAFATRGNLNNHIGVPLTLLGLLPSHTAGVVELGMNHPGEIAELAAIARPTIALVNNAQREHQEFMATVEAVARENGQAIAMLPPDGVAVFPADDEYTPLWRQLAGARRTISFALDGAADLTARAEWQGERWQVEMATPAGALTTTLAVAGLHNVKNALAAAACALAAGVKPAAIAAGLAAFQPVAGRSQAARVATAQGEITLVDDSYNANPDSVLAAVAVLAALPGPRWLVLGDMGEVGERGPEFHAEVGAAARAAGIETVWTAGTLSRHVGAQRHFNDAAAMVAALADAPQAASVLVKGSRFMRMEQVVRVLKEGVR; encoded by the coding sequence ATGAGGTTGACGCTGGCCCAGGCGCTCCCGTTCGTGCCCGGCGCGACGCTGGTCGGCGACGGCGCGACGAAGTTCTCGCGCGTGCACAGCGACACGCGCACGCTGCGCGCCGGCGACCTGTTCGTCGCGCTGCGCGGCGAACGTTTCGACGGCCACGATTTCCTCGCGTCCGCGCGCGAGGCCGGCGCCGTCGCGGCGATCGCCGAACACGGCCTGTCCGACTCGATGCCCGGCCTGCTGGTGCCCGATGCGCTGCGCGCGCTGCAGCAGCTGGCCGCCGGCTGGCGCGCGCGTTTCCTGCTGCCGCTGGTGGCCGTCACCGGCAGCAACGGCAAGACGACCGTCACGCAGATGGTCGCCGCGATCCTGCGCGCCGCGCACGGCGACGCCGCGTTCGCCACGCGCGGCAACCTCAACAACCACATCGGCGTGCCGCTGACGCTGCTCGGGCTGCTGCCCTCGCACACCGCCGGCGTCGTCGAGCTGGGCATGAACCACCCGGGCGAGATCGCCGAGCTGGCGGCCATCGCCCGGCCGACGATCGCGCTGGTCAACAACGCCCAGCGCGAGCACCAGGAGTTCATGGCCACGGTCGAGGCCGTCGCGCGCGAGAACGGCCAGGCGATCGCGATGCTGCCGCCCGACGGCGTCGCCGTCTTCCCGGCCGACGACGAGTACACGCCGCTGTGGCGCCAGCTCGCCGGCGCGCGCCGCACGATCAGCTTCGCGCTCGACGGTGCTGCCGACCTGACGGCACGTGCCGAATGGCAGGGTGAGCGCTGGCAGGTCGAGATGGCGACGCCGGCCGGCGCGCTGACGACGACGCTGGCCGTCGCCGGCCTGCACAACGTGAAGAACGCGCTCGCCGCCGCCGCCTGCGCGCTGGCCGCGGGCGTCAAGCCGGCGGCGATCGCGGCCGGCCTGGCGGCTTTCCAGCCGGTGGCCGGGCGCTCGCAGGCCGCGCGTGTGGCCACGGCGCAGGGCGAGATCACGCTCGTCGACGACAGCTACAACGCCAACCCCGACTCGGTGCTCGCCGCCGTCGCGGTGCTGGCGGCGCTGCCCGGCCCGCGCTGGCTGGTGCTGGGCGACATGGGCGAGGTCGGCGAACGCGGCCCCGAGTTCCACGCCGAAGTCGGTGCCGCGGCGCGGGCCGCGGGCATCGAGACGGTGTGGACCGCCGGCACGCTGTCGCGCCACGTCGGCGCGCAGCGCCATTTCAACGATGCCGCGGCGATGGTCGCCGCGCTCGCCGACGCGCCCCAGGCGGCGTCGGTGCTGGTCAAGGGTTCCCGGTTCATGCGGATGGAGCAGGTGGTGCGCGTTCTGAAGGAAGGGGTGCGCTGA
- a CDS encoding UDP-N-acetylmuramoyl-L-alanyl-D-glutamate--2,6-diaminopimelate ligase: protein MPLTRLKSPEAAARWLSSWVTGTLRTDSRLVQPGDAFIAWPGYANDGRRFVQQALDAGASTCLVELDGVEAFGFEDARVATLPELKAVTGDIAHAYFEHPSQRLKVVATTGTNGKTSTAWWTAQALTRLGQRCGVMGTLGVGEPGAVRATGLTTPDPVTLHAAFRGFVDQGFAACALEASSIGIVEHRLDAAKIDVALFTNFTRDHLDYHGSMAAYWEAKRRLFAWPGLKAAVVNVDDEQGALLAAEPLALDVWTYAVGGDARLVAREVRYVDGGLAFTLHEGDAAVEVRSTLIGEYNVHNLLAVIGGLRALGVALADAAGVVPALTPVPGRMQRVPGEDVEVVVDYAHTPDALEKVLQALRPLAAARGGKLWCVFGCGGNRDATKRPLMGAIAARLADRVVATSDNPRDEAPCFILSQILAGVAGHDEVDVIEDRHEAIAFAVAKAAPGDVVLLAGKGHEDYQEIKGVRRPFSDETEARAALARRTEARA, encoded by the coding sequence ATGCCGCTGACGCGCCTGAAGTCCCCCGAGGCCGCCGCCCGCTGGCTCTCGTCCTGGGTGACCGGCACGCTGCGCACCGACAGCCGTCTGGTGCAGCCCGGCGACGCCTTCATCGCCTGGCCCGGCTACGCCAACGACGGCCGCCGCTTCGTCCAGCAGGCGCTGGACGCCGGCGCCTCGACCTGCCTGGTCGAGCTCGACGGCGTCGAGGCCTTCGGTTTCGAGGATGCGCGTGTGGCCACGCTGCCCGAGCTGAAGGCCGTCACCGGCGACATCGCTCACGCCTATTTCGAGCACCCCAGCCAGCGGCTGAAGGTCGTCGCCACGACCGGCACCAACGGCAAGACCTCGACCGCCTGGTGGACCGCCCAGGCGCTGACCCGCCTGGGCCAGCGCTGCGGCGTGATGGGCACGCTGGGCGTCGGCGAGCCCGGCGCGGTGCGCGCCACGGGCCTGACGACGCCCGACCCGGTGACGCTGCACGCCGCCTTCCGCGGCTTCGTCGACCAGGGTTTCGCCGCCTGCGCGCTGGAAGCCTCGTCGATCGGCATCGTCGAGCACCGCCTGGACGCCGCCAAGATCGACGTCGCGTTGTTCACCAACTTCACCCGCGACCACCTGGACTATCACGGCTCGATGGCCGCGTACTGGGAGGCCAAGCGCCGCCTGTTCGCCTGGCCGGGGCTGAAGGCCGCGGTGGTCAACGTCGACGACGAACAAGGCGCGCTGCTGGCTGCCGAGCCGCTGGCGCTGGACGTCTGGACCTATGCCGTCGGCGGCGACGCGCGCCTGGTGGCGCGCGAGGTGCGCTACGTCGACGGCGGCCTGGCCTTCACGCTGCACGAAGGCGACGCCGCCGTCGAGGTGCGCAGCACGCTGATCGGCGAGTACAACGTGCACAACCTGCTGGCCGTCATCGGCGGCCTGCGTGCGCTGGGCGTGGCGCTGGCCGATGCCGCGGGCGTCGTGCCGGCGCTGACGCCGGTGCCCGGGCGCATGCAGCGCGTGCCCGGCGAGGACGTCGAGGTCGTCGTCGACTACGCGCATACGCCCGACGCGCTGGAGAAGGTGCTGCAGGCGCTGCGCCCGCTGGCCGCCGCACGCGGCGGCAAGCTGTGGTGCGTGTTCGGCTGCGGCGGCAATCGCGACGCCACCAAGCGGCCGCTGATGGGCGCCATCGCCGCACGCCTGGCCGACCGTGTCGTCGCCACCAGCGACAACCCGCGCGACGAGGCGCCGTGCTTCATCCTGTCGCAGATCCTGGCCGGCGTCGCCGGCCACGACGAGGTCGACGTCATCGAAGACCGCCACGAGGCGATCGCCTTCGCGGTGGCCAAGGCCGCGCCGGGCGACGTCGTGCTGCTGGCCGGCAAGGGCCACGAGGATTACCAGGAGATCAAGGGCGTTCGGCGCCCGTTCTCCGACGAGACCGAGGCGCGCGCCGCGCTGGCGCGCCGCACGGAGGCCCGAGCATGA
- the rsmH gene encoding 16S rRNA (cytosine(1402)-N(4))-methyltransferase RsmH: MTAVTQTGRPHTTVLLPEAVQALVTQEDGLYVDGTFGRGGHTRALLAALSPRARVVAFDRDPEAIAAAAAIDDGRFSICHASFGAMREELAARGVERVQGVLLDLGVSSPQIDTPERGFSFRFDAPLDMRMDTTRGETAADFLARADERHIAQVIRDYGEERFALQIAKAVVARRQGGDPLRTTGELSALVARAVKTREPGQDPATRTFQALRIFVNAELEALEQGLSAALQLLAPGGRLVVISFHSLEDRIVKNFITRESREEFDRRAPMAPPQALKLKAIARVKPGDEELRANPRARSAVMRVAERTEVPA; this comes from the coding sequence ATGACCGCCGTGACGCAGACGGGTCGCCCCCACACGACCGTCTTGCTCCCTGAGGCCGTCCAGGCCCTCGTGACGCAGGAAGACGGCCTCTACGTCGACGGCACTTTCGGCCGCGGCGGCCATACGCGTGCGCTGCTGGCGGCGCTGTCGCCGCGCGCGCGCGTCGTCGCCTTCGACCGCGACCCCGAGGCCATCGCCGCCGCGGCGGCGATCGACGACGGCCGCTTCTCGATCTGCCACGCCAGCTTCGGCGCGATGCGCGAGGAACTCGCCGCACGCGGCGTCGAGCGCGTGCAGGGCGTGCTGCTCGACCTGGGCGTCAGCTCGCCGCAGATCGACACGCCCGAACGCGGGTTCAGCTTCCGCTTCGACGCGCCGCTGGACATGCGCATGGACACGACCCGCGGCGAGACCGCCGCGGACTTCCTGGCCCGCGCCGACGAGCGCCACATCGCACAGGTGATCCGCGACTATGGGGAAGAACGGTTTGCTCTACAGATTGCAAAGGCGGTTGTTGCTCGCCGGCAGGGCGGGGATCCACTTCGAACCACCGGGGAGCTTTCCGCGCTCGTGGCTCGTGCAGTCAAGACCCGCGAGCCGGGCCAGGACCCTGCAACGCGCACATTTCAGGCTCTTCGGATTTTCGTCAACGCCGAGCTTGAGGCGCTCGAACAGGGACTGAGCGCCGCGCTGCAACTGCTCGCGCCGGGCGGGCGGCTGGTCGTCATCAGCTTCCATTCGCTCGAGGACCGCATCGTCAAGAACTTCATCACGCGCGAGAGCCGTGAGGAGTTCGACCGCCGCGCGCCGATGGCGCCGCCGCAGGCGCTCAAGCTCAAGGCCATCGCCCGCGTCAAGCCCGGCGACGAGGAGCTGCGTGCCAACCCGCGCGCCCGCTCGGCGGTGATGCGCGTGGCCGAACGCACCGAGGTGCCGGCGTGA
- the ftsL gene encoding cell division protein FtsL has protein sequence MKLLNAVLLVLLLGSAFFLVRNAYESRRLFAALDRAKNEQVQLEADYKRLDAERQAQATNLRVERVAREKLAMRPASPAVTQYVADGAAAASGGAR, from the coding sequence ATGAAGCTGCTCAACGCCGTGCTGCTGGTGCTGCTGCTGGGCAGCGCCTTCTTCCTCGTGCGCAACGCCTACGAGAGCCGGCGCCTGTTCGCGGCGCTGGACCGCGCCAAGAACGAGCAGGTCCAGCTCGAGGCCGACTACAAGCGCCTGGACGCCGAGCGCCAGGCGCAGGCGACCAACCTGCGCGTCGAGCGCGTCGCGCGCGAGAAGCTGGCGATGCGCCCGGCCTCGCCGGCGGTGACGCAGTACGTCGCCGACGGCGCCGCCGCGGCCTCCGGAGGCGCCCGATGA